A single window of Microplitis demolitor isolate Queensland-Clemson2020A chromosome 7, iyMicDemo2.1a, whole genome shotgun sequence DNA harbors:
- the LOC103570949 gene encoding neural-cadherin isoform X2, with protein sequence MPGSTAQTNKFHTFYLQQRSETSSKDNVTWADIKVNHPLDYESIKEYNLTIRVENNGAQQLASEATIHIVLEDVNDEIPLFTEGEQETVLEGEPIGSKVTQVNAIDKDGTAPNNQVTYYVVNSNRNEGKDYFEINRETGEIFTKIIFDREKQGAYALEVEARDGAPSARPNSNGQPNSVTKFIRIGIADKNDNPPYFDKSLYEAEVDENEDIQHTVLTVTAKDHDESSRIRYEITSGNIGGAFAVKNMTGAIYVAGALDYETRKRYELKLTASDNLRENYTTVVIHVKDVNDNPPVFERPTYRTQITEEDDRNLPKRVLQVMATDGDKDRPQNIVYFLTGQGIDPNNPANSKFDINRTTGEIYVLKPLDRDQPNGRPQWRFTVFAQDEGGEGLVGYADVQVNLKDINDNAPIFPQGVYHGNVTENGTAGMLVMTMTAVDYDDPSEGTNAKLIYSIEKNVIEEETGSPIFEIEPDTGVIKTAVCCLDRERTPDYSIQIVAVDGGSLKGTGTASIRVKDINDMPPQFTKDEWFTEVDETDGTNLPEMPILTVTVHDDDETNKFQYKVLDDSGFGADKFTMVRNNDGTGSLKIVQPLDFENQLQSNGFRFKIQVNDKGEDNDNDKYHVAYSWVVVKLRDINDNKPQFDKSNIETTVLEDASVGNSLETFKATDPDQGGTSKVSYAIDRSSDRKRQFHINENGTVTIQRSLDREETPRHQVKILAIDDGIPPKTATATLTVIVQDINDNPPTFLKDYRPVLPEYATPRKVIEILATDDDDRSKSNGPPFTFRMDPNADDIIRASFKVESDNKGANGDGMAIVSSLRSFDREQQKEYLIPIIIKDSGTPLMAGTSTLTVVIGDVNDNKMQPGSKDIFAYNYAGQSPDTEIGRVYVYDLDDWDLPDKKFYWEGLEHAQFKLDEDSGMISMKSGTHDGKYHLRFKVYDRKHTQTDIPANVTVTVKTIPHEAVMNSGSVRISGISDEDFIRVWDYKNQRLTRSKADLFKDKLALLLDTERENVDVFSVQQRRKYPPLTDVRFAAHGSPYYKAVRLNGIVLMHREEIEKEVGINITMVGIDECFYENEICEGSCTNILDINNQPYMVNANKTALVGVRVDVIAQCTCGARNFSTSESCRNSPCYNGGRCIEGRYGLTCQCPGGYNGPRCQQTARSFRGNGWAWYPALEMCDNSHLSFEFITRKADGLLLYNGPIVPPESDEVMVSDFISVELERGIPRLLIDFGSGTLELRVKTKRPLDDGEWHRLDIFWTTETVKLIVDFCKSAEISEQEDGTPPTLNGASCQATGAVPPFNEYLNVNAPLQLGGLYVEHFDPTQYKWKTRPLGKGFEGCIRNLFHNSKLYDLAHPGLSRHSVAGCPQTEEICNNQESTFRCWEHGTCVGSFTEARCQCNPGWTGPGCMTQTIPTTFKQQSYVKYALSFEPDKYSTQIQLRFRTRENDGELFRVSDQHNREYAILEIKGSRLQFRYNLNSLRIEERDIWLSAITVDDGQWHTVRVSRYGSAATLELDGGEGRRFNETFSFEGHQWLLVDKQEGVYAGGKAEYTGVRTFEVYADYQKGCLDDIRLEGKHLPLPPAMNGTQWGQATMARNLERMCPSNKPCNNVLCPEPFECIDLWNEHACTCGEGKVRSPDGKGCMDKNECIDYPCLNGGRCINQDPRLRYRCICPDGFWGENCEAIQEGQTLKLSIGALAAILVCVLIILVLVLVFVVISRRREAHIKYPGPDDDVRENIINYDDEGGGEDDMTAFDITPLQIPIGGPIPDMGGKLLSCKAPYAMGPEPNIGIFIEDHKKRADSDPNAPPFDDLRNYAYEGGGSTAGSLSSLASGTDDEQHEYEYLGAWGPRFDKLADMYGPADESEEEE encoded by the exons TGACGAAATTTATTAGAATTGGCATCGCTGACAAGAACGATAATCCGCCTTACTTTGATAAGAGCCTCTACGAGGCTGAAGTAGACGAAAATGAAGATATACAACATACAGTACTCACTGTTACCGCCAAGGATCACGATGAGt ccTCGCGTATTCGATACGAGATTACGAGCGGTAACATAGGGGGTGCATTTGCCGTGAAGAACATGACTGGGGCCATTTATGTCGCTGGAGCATTGGATTACGAAACGAGGAAGAGG TACGAACTTAAACTAACGGCGTCGGATAATCTGCGCGAGAATTACACGACTGTTGTAATTCATGTTAAAGATGTTAATGATAATCCCCCAGTGTTTGAGAGACCTACTTATAGAACTCAAATCACTGAGGAAGACGATAGAAATTTACCAAAGCGAGTTCTTCAG gtAATGGCAACTGACGGTGATAAAGACAGGCCTCAGAATATTGTTTACTTTCTAACGGGTCAAGGAATCGATCCTAACAACCCAGCGAACAGCAAGTTCGATATAAATCGAACAACCGGTGAAATTTATGTATTGAAg CCGTTAGATCGCGATCAGCCAAACGGAAGACCCCAGTGGCGATTTACAGTATTTGCTCAAGACGAGGGTGGAGAGGGTCTTGTCGGGTACGCGGATGTTCAGGTTAATCTAAAAGACATAAATGATAATGCGCCGATATTCCCACAAGGCGTCTACCATGGTAATGTCACGGAAAATGGAACAGcag gaATGTTGGTGATGACAATGACGGCGGTCGATTACGACGATCCCAGCGAGGGAACAAAtgcaaaattaatatattccaTTGAGAAAAACGTTATCGAAGAAGAAACTGGTTCGCCGATATTTGAAATTGAACCAGATACCGGCGTTATCAAGACCGCTGTTTGTTGTTTAGATAGAGAGCGCACGCCAGATTATTCGATACAAATAGTCGCGGTGGATGGAGGCTCGTTAAAAG GGACGGGTACGGCCTCAATACGAGTAAAAGACATAAATGACATGCCTCCGCAATTCACTAAAGACGAGTGGTTCACTGAAGTGGATGAAACAGATGGTACAAACCTCCCGGAAATGCCGATTCTCACTGTCACTGTTCATGACGACGATGAAACCAACAAGTTCCAATACAAG GTGCTTGATGACAGTGGCTTTGGTGCTGATAAATTCACGATGGTTCGTAACAATGACGGCACTGGTTCATTAAAAATAGTCCAGCCATTAGACTTTGAGAACCAGCTACAAAGTAACGGATTTAGGTTTAAAATCCAAGTCAATGATAAG GGAGAGGATAACgacaatgataaatatcacGTAGCATATTCATGGGTTGTAGTGAAACTACGGGatattaatgacaataaaCCCCAATTCGATAAATCAAACATCGAAACTACGGTACTGGAGGACGCGAGTGTTGGAAATAGTTTGGAAACCTTTAAAGCGACGGATCCTGATCAAGGTGGTACTAGTAAGGTTTCCTATGCGATTGATCGTAGCTCTGATCGCAAAAGGCAATTtcatataaatgaaaatggcACTGTCACAATTCAGCGGAGTCTTGATAGGGAGGAAACCCCACGGCATcaa GTGAAAATTTTAGCGATCGATGACGGAATACCACCGAAAACTGCTACTGCGACGCTGACGGTTATCGTCCAAGACATAAATGATAACCCGCCGACGTTCTTGAAAGATTATCGTCCAGTTTTGCCTGAATACGCGACACCCCGaaaagtaattgaaattttggcGACTGATGACGATGACAGATCAAAAAGCAACGGGCCGCCTTTTACATTCCGCATGGACCCGAATGCTGACGACATTATTCGCGCGAGCTTCAAAGTCGAGAGCGATAACA AGGGTGCTAATGGTGATGGTATGGCAATAGTATCATCGCTACGTTCATTTGATCGCGAACAACAAAAGGAATATCtaattcccataataattAAGGATTCCGGAACTCCGCTTATGGCTGGAACAAGTACCTTGACTGTTGTAATTGGCGATGTTAATGATAACAAAATGCAGCCTGGATCCAAAGATATATTTGCATACAACTATGCA ggacAATCACCGGATACTGAAATAGGTCGAGTTTATGTTTACGATCTCGACGACTGGGATTTACCggacaagaaattttattgggAAGGTTTAGAGCACGCTCAGTTCAAGTTGGACGAAGATTCAGGGATGATATCTATGAAATCCGGCACTCACGATGGAAAGTATCATTTACGTTTCAAAGTTTACGATCGTAAACACACACAGACTGATATTCCGGCAAACGTAACTGTCACTGTAAAGACAATACCACATGAGGCAGTAATGAATTCCGGGTCAGTACGTATATCCGGAATATCCGACGAAGATTTCATTCGCGTATGGGATTACAAAAATCAAAGGTTAACGCGCAGCAAAGcggatttatttaaagataaattggCGTTGCTGCTCGATACCGAGAGGGAAAATGTCGATGTGTTCAGCGTGCAGCAGAGAAGAAAATATCCCCCATTAACAGACGTCAGATTCGCTGCTCATGGCTCGCCCTACTACAAAGCAGTTCGCTTAAATGGAATAGTTCTGATGCACCgtgaagaaattgaaaaagaagTCGGGATAAATATTACCATGGTTGGTATTGACGAGTGTTTCTATGAGAACGAAATTTGCGAGGGCAGTTGTACAAATATTCTTGACATTAATAATCAACCGTACATGGTGAATGCTAATAAAACCGCACTGGTCGGCGTGAGGGTTGACGTTATTGCCCAGTGCACTTGTGGTGCGAGAAACTTTAGCACCAGCGAGTCGTGTCGAAATAGCCCTTGCTACAATGGCGGCCGCTGCATAGAGGGCAGATACGGATTAAC ATGTCAATGTCCAGGAGGATACAATGGACCTAGATGTCAGCAAACAGCTCGGAGTTTCCGTGGCAACGGGTGGGCTTGGTATCCAGCATTAGAAATGTGTGACAATAGTCACCTTAGTTTTGAGTTTATCACACGAAAAGCTGACGGTTTGTTACTCTACAATGGTCCCATTGTGCCACCAGAATCCGACGAAGTTATGGTTTCCG ATTTTATTTCCGTGGAACTCGAGCGCGGTATACCGAGACTATTGATCGATTTCGGCTCGGGCACACTTGAGTTACGTGTAAAAACAAAGCGACCGTTGGATGACGGCGAGTGGCACCGGCTTGATATCTTCTGGACAACCGAAACAGTTAAATTGATCGTGGACTTTTGTAAGTCCGCTGAAATATCTGAGCAAGAAGACGGAACCCCACCGACGCTTAATGGCGCATCCTGTCAAGCTACGGGAGCAGTTCCACCATTTAATGAGTACCTAAATGTTAATGCACCTCTGCAACTTGGGGGATTGTATGTCGAGCACTTTGACCCGACTCAGTACAAATGGAAGACACGTCCGCTGGGCAAAGGCTTCGAGGGATGCATAAGAAATTTGTTCCACAACAGCAAACTTTATGATCTAGCACATCCAGGGCTGTCACGACACAGCGTCGCTGGTTGCCCGCAGACAGAGGAAATTTGTAATAACCAGGAATCAACATTCAGATGCTGGGAACACGGTACCTGCGTCGGCAGTTTCACGGAAGCTAGATGCCAATGTAATCCCGGGTGGACTGGCCCCGGTTGCATGACACAAACCATTCCAACAACTTTCAAACAGCAGAGTTATGTTAAGTACGCGCTGTCATTCGAGCCAGATAAATACTCAACGCAGATACAATTACGCTTCCGAACACGAGAAAACGACGGGGAACTCTTTAGAGTAAGCGATCAGCATAACAGAGAATACGCGATACTGGAGATCAAAGGCAGCAGATTGCAATTTCGATACAATTTAAATAGTCTGAGGATTGAAGAGAGAGACATTTGGCTAAGCGCTATCACCGTTGACGACGGTCAGTGGCACACAGTGAGGGTATCGAGATATGGATCTGCTGCGACGTTGGAATTAGACGGAGGCGAAGGTCGACGGTTCAATGAGACATTCTCATTCGAGGGTCATCAGTGGCTGCTGGTTGACAAACAAGAGGGTGTTTACGCCGGTGGAAAAGCTGAGTACACGGGTGTAAGGACCTTTGAAGTATATGCGGATTATCAAAAAG GATGTTTGGATGATATAAGATTGGAAGGCAAACATCTTCCATTACCACCGGCAATGAATGGAACTCAATGGGGACAGGCAACAATGGCAAGAAATTTAGAGAGAATGTGTCCGTCTAATAAACCCTGCAATAACGTACTTTGTCCAGAACCATTCGAGTGTATTGATCTTTGGAATGAGCATGCTTGCAC ATGTGGAGAGGGAAAAGTACGATCTCCCGATGGCAAAGGATGTATGGATAAGAACGAGTGTATTGATTATCCCTGTTTGAACGGGGGTAGATGTATTAATCAAGACCCGAGGCTTAGGTACAGGTGTATTTGTCCAGACGGTTTTTGGGGCGAAAATTGCGAAGCTATTCAAGAAGGACAAACGCTTAAATTGAGCATAGGTGCTCTTGCTGCTATTCTTGTCTGTGTACTAATAATTCTTG TTCTAGTTTTGGTATTCGTTGTAATTAGCAGAAGAAGGGAGGCGCACATTAAATATCCAGGACCAGATGACGACGTTAgagaaaatattatcaattatgaTGATGAAGGAGGCGGAGAAGACGATATGACGGCCTTTGATATCACTCCGCTCCAAATTCCTATTGGAGGCCCTATTCCAGATATGGGaggaaaattattatcttgtAAAGCTCCAT atgCCATGGGACCAGAACCAAACATCGGAATATTTATAGAAGATCACAAAAAACGAGCTGACAGTGATCCAAACGCTCCACCATTCGATGATTTACGAAATTACGCATACGAAGGGGGTGGAAGTACAGCCGGTTCACTGTCATCGTTAGCTTCCG GAACCGACGACGAGCAACACGAGTACGAGTATCTGGGCGCCTGGGGCCCGAGGTTTGATAAGCTTGCGGACATGTACGGACCAGCGGACGAAAGTGAGGaagaagaataa